A single region of the Polymorphum gilvum SL003B-26A1 genome encodes:
- a CDS encoding heparinase II/III family protein: MSLGAVSEQGRIWRLLAHHAWQAALRWLHGGPLFRLQPFSGTPARLLIAPQDLRTADQTNAIDIYGGRFLFSGHVVEARGRSPFELEGEDPAWQRELHSFGWLRDLRAADSRVARQNARALVDDWIKHCGRWHPIGWEQPVVARRVLSWLAQSPLVLEEGDADFYRRFLRSLARQVRFLRRTINETSDGVPRLQAALAMAAASVSMAGQGRFVRQSLRRLDQELQRQILPDGGHISRNPRAILDILTDLLPIRQAFVTQGLETPPAMMQAVDRMMPMVRFFRHGDGAFAHFNGMGSTPNDLVATILAYDDARGAPPGNAPHVGYQRLTGGDTVVLMDTGTPPAAALSETAHAGCLSFEMSSGRQRIVVNCGISGRASEGWRAVARSTAAHCTAGIEDTSSCRFLAERPFGRWLGAPVIAGPSVVPVDRQEDDTGTRVTASHNGYAARFHVVHERDMRLARDGTVLDGLDSFNTLGPLGPRDRYTIRFHLHPAIRSSLLRAGTAVLLVCPDGEAWEFDAPGSELALEESIYLSDVFGHRRTTQIVLYGRISLASQVPWQFRRTATARLSRRAPSGFDGEELPFDG, translated from the coding sequence ATGAGCCTCGGGGCGGTGTCGGAACAGGGGCGCATCTGGCGCCTGCTGGCCCATCATGCGTGGCAGGCCGCCTTGCGTTGGCTGCATGGTGGACCGCTGTTCCGGCTGCAGCCGTTTTCCGGTACGCCGGCGCGCCTCCTGATCGCGCCGCAGGACCTGCGCACCGCCGACCAGACCAATGCCATCGACATCTACGGCGGCCGGTTCCTGTTCAGCGGCCATGTTGTGGAGGCGCGCGGTCGCTCGCCGTTTGAGCTCGAAGGCGAGGACCCGGCCTGGCAGCGAGAGTTGCACAGCTTCGGCTGGCTGCGCGACCTCAGGGCCGCCGACAGCCGCGTCGCGCGGCAGAACGCGCGTGCGCTGGTCGACGACTGGATCAAGCATTGCGGCCGCTGGCACCCGATCGGCTGGGAACAGCCCGTCGTTGCCCGCCGGGTCCTGTCCTGGCTGGCGCAGTCACCGCTGGTGCTGGAGGAGGGCGACGCCGACTTCTACCGCCGCTTCCTGCGTTCGCTCGCCCGCCAGGTCCGCTTCCTGCGTCGGACCATCAACGAGACGTCCGACGGAGTGCCGCGTCTGCAGGCGGCGCTGGCGATGGCCGCGGCCAGCGTTTCCATGGCCGGTCAGGGCCGTTTCGTGCGCCAGAGCCTGCGCCGGCTCGACCAAGAATTGCAGCGCCAGATCCTGCCGGACGGCGGCCACATCTCGCGCAACCCGCGCGCGATCCTCGACATCCTGACCGACCTGCTGCCGATCCGGCAGGCCTTCGTCACGCAGGGGCTCGAAACGCCGCCGGCGATGATGCAGGCGGTCGACCGCATGATGCCGATGGTGCGTTTCTTCCGCCACGGCGACGGTGCCTTCGCCCATTTCAACGGCATGGGCTCGACCCCCAACGACCTTGTTGCCACCATCCTGGCCTATGACGACGCCCGTGGCGCGCCGCCGGGCAATGCGCCGCATGTGGGCTACCAGCGGCTGACCGGCGGCGACACGGTGGTGCTGATGGACACCGGCACGCCGCCTGCTGCGGCCCTGAGCGAAACGGCCCATGCCGGCTGTCTGTCGTTCGAGATGTCGTCGGGGCGCCAGCGCATCGTCGTCAACTGCGGTATCTCCGGACGCGCTAGCGAGGGCTGGCGGGCGGTCGCCCGCTCGACCGCCGCCCATTGCACCGCCGGCATCGAGGATACCTCGTCCTGCCGCTTCCTTGCCGAAAGACCGTTCGGACGCTGGCTCGGCGCGCCGGTGATCGCCGGGCCGAGCGTCGTGCCGGTCGATCGCCAGGAGGATGACACCGGGACGCGCGTCACCGCCTCCCACAACGGCTATGCGGCGCGCTTCCATGTCGTGCATGAACGCGACATGCGCCTGGCGCGCGACGGCACCGTGCTCGACGGGCTCGACAGCTTCAACACGCTCGGCCCGCTCGGGCCGCGCGACCGCTACACCATTCGCTTCCACCTGCATCCGGCGATCCGTTCCAGCCTGCTGCGCGCCGGCACGGCGGTGCTGCTGGTCTGCCCCGACGGCGAAGCGTGGGAATTCGACGCGCCGGGCAGCGAACTGGCGCTGGAGGAATCGATCTACCTGTCCGACGTCTTCGGCCATCGCCGGACGACCCAGATCGTGCTCTACGGCCGCATCAGCCTGGCCAGCCAGGTGCCCTGGCAGTTCCGCCGCACGGCCACCGCCAGGCTCAGCCGGCGCGCTCCGTCCGGCTTCGACGGCGAGGAACTGCCGTTCGACGGCTGA